One window of the Betta splendens chromosome 21, fBetSpl5.4, whole genome shotgun sequence genome contains the following:
- the LOC129603541 gene encoding ovarian cancer G-protein coupled receptor 1-like, with protein MDTDDNIHDNIKTVSSWLIVAICFFLTPVAIAAVSSLVKKDNVAPIFVINLLVSDVIQLCGMIILRTGQGTVFITGDCMYTFGLSASVGFMLCIALERYLVIVWPLWYRTRQQVKMLLLLCAAVWTLALVLVFVFYWNVYVWAGLYHTIFGVLLLLPFPLLVFFLVGTLRALSASISVRAEEKRRIVGLLVLVLLIYTLLFLPRIILFLVDPHDYKLNVLAILFNNLNPIADLFMYIFLRKGAVNHVCFCLCCCKKNRTSHQSSSGLNDCDTVTSL; from the exons ATGGACACTGATGACAACATCCATGATAATATAAAAACAGTTTCATCATGGCTGATCGTCGCCATCTGCTTCTTCCTGACACCTGTTGCCAtcgctgctgtttcctctctg GTGAAGAAAGACAACGTTGCTCCGATCTTCGTCATCAACCTCCTGGTTTCTGACGTCATTCAGCTCTGTGGCATGATCATTTTGCGGACAGGACAAGGAACTGTCTTTATTACTGGGGATTGCATGTACACCTTCGGTCTTTCAGCCAGTGTGGGCTTCATGCTGTGCATCGCTCTGGAAAG GTATCTGGTCATCGTCTGGCCGCTGTGGTACCGAACCAGACAACAAGTCaagatgttgctgctgctctgtgctgcggtCTGGACTCTGGCTTTGGTTCTTGTCTTCGTTTTTTATTGGAATGTATATGTTTGGGCTGGTTTGTACCATACCATCTttggcgtcctcctcctcctcccgttccCTCTGCTCGTGTTCTTCCTGGTTGGGACCCTTAGAGCCttgtctgcctccatcagtgTTCGTGCTGAGGAAAAGCGGAGAATCGTTggacttctggttctggtgctgctgattTACACACTGCTGTTCCTGCCTCGCATCATTTTGTTCTTGGTAGATCCTCATGATTATAAGCTGAATGTTCTTGCTATACTTTTCAATAACCTCAATCCCATTGCTGACTTGTTCATGTACATCTTCCTCAGAAAGGGGGCTGTGAACCAcgtttgtttctgtctctgttgttgCAAAAAGAACAGAACCAGTCATCAGTCGTCCAGTGGTTTGAATGATTGTGACACAGTCACAAGTTTGTAG